The region GTTTGTAGAGCACCGCTCGACGACGGCGAATCAGCTGGCGAAGATCGTACGGCGTCAGGCCGATCTGACTGCCGATGTGGGCCAACACTTTTTGCTCCTTCGAGCAAACGTTTCCATCGGCGAATGCCATGTCGATCATCTTCACGAGCCAGTACTGCCCGATGGTGGGATCGCTTGGCACGCTGACTTCCAGTGTCTTGTTCTTTGCCGCAACACACATCTGCTTCAGCTGCTTGTGCGAGATTCCGTAGTCGGCGGCAAGTTGCTTGAGCTGCTCGATCTCTTTTGGGTCGAATCGTCCATCGGCGGCTGCCATGTAGACAACCCACGAGAACATATCGACCGAACGCATTCCTTCCGTCCATTCTTCCAGCTGCAATTTTCGATTGCGAAACGCAGCTTCGACATCGTATTTGCTCAGGCCCAATTCCTTGGCGGCGGCGTGAATGAAAACTTTTTCCCACGCTTCGATTCGACTATCGATCAAGCTCACGTCGACCAGGGCGATCAGCCATCGCTTGATGACTTGCGAATTCATATTACGAATCCGATTTCGATCGAGCTTTTCTTTCGAGCGCATCGCTTTGACCAGCGTCTCGTCCGGGACGTTGCATTTTTTGGCCACTTCACGAATGAAATCTTTGGCACTTCCCTTCGAGATATGGAGCGTGCCTGCGACTTCGCCGAGAAGCCGGCAAAGCGTGACGTCGTCTTCGCGCACGATCACGTTCGGGGCGGCACCGTCGATCTGCACCCCATCCATCTCGCTCTTGGTGAACTCGGGCAGCTTCTGCTCCATCATCACGACACGTTCCAGCGGCTCGTCCTCCATGGTGTTCACTTTCACGACCGAAACGTTCGTCTCGATCCCTTCGTAGGCTCGCTTCCGCAGCGCCATCGCGGGCGTGGAAGTGAAGGGGAGCACATCGGCAAGCGTCCATTCCAGCTCGCCATCGTTAAGAACCGTATGGCAGAAGTCGCACGCATGCGAAGCGTTATTCGACTCAGGGGCACCACACTTGGGGCAATGCGAACTGGTGATCGTCCGTTCGATACGTGTCTTGCAGCCATGCTTGCGGACAAGGACCATCATAGTGCTGACTTGCACAGGATCTTTTTCGATTTCAATTTCGCCGCCGCGGCGGATCGTTCCACGGCGAGCCGACCAGCGAATGTGCATCAATGTTTTATCGAACGGTTCTTCGGCAATCACGCCAGAGACATCGGCGGCCAGAATGCGTGGCTGCATGTAAACGTTGCGTTTGCCAAAGTCGTCTGGCTTCAGCTTCTTTTCGTAACCTTCGCAGAAGCGGTCGGTGGCAACTTTGCCCAGTGGATCGATCACGCCCAAACGATCGGCCAGAAACTTCCGGAAGAAGATCACGCTGGCTCGGTCTTCCAAGTAATGCGAACTGAAGCCAGGGTCTTGCTTGATCCAGTACCGCGTAGCACTGCTCATCTTGAACGGCTTGGTCACCTTCCAGGACGACTGATCGGAGATCTCGGAAAGTACCCAGTCATGCTCGCCTGAGCGAACGGTACTTTCGCACGCAGGACATTTTTCAAACTGATTCACCGAAACGTCGGCACCACAGTTGGGGCAGTTGCCATGGATCGAACCGAAATCTTTGGAGGTCGTCTTCGCCCCGCGGCGACGCAGGAACGTCCAGACTTCCGCGATCGGCTCGGTCTCTTTAATCACAACATCGGCTCCAGACTGCTGGATGCGATACTCGCGAACGGCCGCCCCGGTGACACGCATCGAGATCACTTCAAATGCGTTCTTATTGTTCTTGGACGACGTGATTTCGACAGGCGAAAGTTTATGCAGTTCGATTTTGATCGTCTTACGAGTCCGGCCGAGACTCGCCTCTTCGTCGAGTCGAAACTGCAAACGCTGGAAGATCCCATCGGAAACAAACGCGCGGATGTCGCTGAGATCGCCGGTATCGTGAGCACGCTCCATCGCGACAAATGCTTTGGCTGCGGCAACGCTGAAGTTTTTTAGATCGAAGTTCGGATCGGCTTCTTGAATCGATTGCAGCGCGGCTTCCATCTGACCGAGTTTCGATTTTTTATCTCCCAATCGAATCGTTGAGATGCTGCGAAGTCCACCATGCCAGTGCTCGGTCGCTAAGCCACCTAGGACGAAGATGACGACCACCAAATAGCTAATTCCCTCGACGCCAACGCCAAATAAGAAGAAGCTATCTGCAAGCAGGGGGATCATGGTTTCCCTTTGGGAAGAGGAGCAGGAAGAGGTGCCAGCCGTCGTTGAATACCAGGCAAAATTAGCACTGCCGATGCCGAATCGTGACGGCGGCTTTTATTCGCACTGGCGTAGCCGCATCTGAGCCGCAACATGCTGGCCCTACGAGCAATACCTGTCGTCGATTCGAAAAGGTATTCGACGAGTTTAAAGAAATATTGCCCGAAAATCGACCGAAATCGCTAGTTTCGTTCGTCGCGATGTTCTTTACCGCGATCTTGCAGGTAACGACGAAGATAGAGGGCTCGCTCGATGTTACGACCGGCCGTGTCGAGTTCGTTACCGCGGAGCTTCTGCAAGTGAGCCGGCTGGGTTTCGACAAACAGTTTGTTGATGTCGGCAATGGCCAGATCGTCGATCAGCCCCAGGTTCACCCCCATGCGGACGCTAGAAAGAAGGTGCATCGTTTCTTCGCTGCTGATCGTCTGCGCGGTGCACAGAATACCGTAAGCACGGCTGATCTTG is a window of Bremerella sp. TYQ1 DNA encoding:
- a CDS encoding TIM44-like domain-containing protein encodes the protein MIPLLADSFFLFGVGVEGISYLVVVIFVLGGLATEHWHGGLRSISTIRLGDKKSKLGQMEAALQSIQEADPNFDLKNFSVAAAKAFVAMERAHDTGDLSDIRAFVSDGIFQRLQFRLDEEASLGRTRKTIKIELHKLSPVEITSSKNNKNAFEVISMRVTGAAVREYRIQQSGADVVIKETEPIAEVWTFLRRRGAKTTSKDFGSIHGNCPNCGADVSVNQFEKCPACESTVRSGEHDWVLSEISDQSSWKVTKPFKMSSATRYWIKQDPGFSSHYLEDRASVIFFRKFLADRLGVIDPLGKVATDRFCEGYEKKLKPDDFGKRNVYMQPRILAADVSGVIAEEPFDKTLMHIRWSARRGTIRRGGEIEIEKDPVQVSTMMVLVRKHGCKTRIERTITSSHCPKCGAPESNNASHACDFCHTVLNDGELEWTLADVLPFTSTPAMALRKRAYEGIETNVSVVKVNTMEDEPLERVVMMEQKLPEFTKSEMDGVQIDGAAPNVIVREDDVTLCRLLGEVAGTLHISKGSAKDFIREVAKKCNVPDETLVKAMRSKEKLDRNRIRNMNSQVIKRWLIALVDVSLIDSRIEAWEKVFIHAAAKELGLSKYDVEAAFRNRKLQLEEWTEGMRSVDMFSWVVYMAAADGRFDPKEIEQLKQLAADYGISHKQLKQMCVAAKNKTLEVSVPSDPTIGQYWLVKMIDMAFADGNVCSKEQKVLAHIGSQIGLTPYDLRQLIRRRRAVLYKQAQEALRGKPPKDDGELHLKSDWND